Proteins found in one Drosophila innubila isolate TH190305 chromosome X, UK_Dinn_1.0, whole genome shotgun sequence genomic segment:
- the LOC117793572 gene encoding syntaxin-4 yields MARDRLPELLQRSLSANSTSSSSNGSLLLSVYNATTETLNGNNSSSCNNNNNNSSSNSNSDNNKDRDKMAQHGNNLDAILNPYSGIRYQLSQIAANLEAMSRMSQTINLRTFSENEMDELHNKNLRLGNQLMTRFKELKANMPPETDYSLEARMKRTLFYGLYQTYINLWQKNELFLQNYETKIKKNLRMHSKIINSEASEQEIELLIENKTTKLFVDNILQETEMERQTLRDLMDRFNELKKLEKSIEDVHALFMRIQTLVMEQSETIQRVEFHANQATLYTDKGANELDKANDYAKKARKKKIILIAILVAVVLVLVFVGIYL; encoded by the exons atggccAGAGATAGACTACCGGAGCTTTTACAG CGTTCGTTGAGCGCCAACTCAACGTCGTCATCCTCGAACGGTTCGTTGCTGCTCAGCGTCTACAACGCCACCACAGAAACCctcaacggcaacaacagcagcagttgcaacaacaacaacaacaacagcagcagcaacagcaacagtgacaacaacaaggatCGGGATAAAATGGCACAACACGGCAACAATCTGGATGCCATTTTAAATCct TACTCGGGAATTCGATATCAACTATCACAAATTGCTGCCAATCTGGAGGCCATGTCCCGCATGTCCCAGACAATCAATCTGCGCACCTTTAGCG AGAATGAAATGGATGAACTGCACAACAAAAATCTGCGTCTGGGCAATCAGCTTATGACTCGTTTCAAGGAGTTAAAAGCGAATATGCCACCAGAGACGGATTACAGTTTGGAGGCGAGAATGAAGCGCACTTTGTTTTATGGCCTGTACCAGACGTACATCAATCTCTGGCAGAAGAATGAACTGTTCTTGCAAAACTATgagacaaaaattaaaaagaatctGCGCATGCATTCCAAGATCA TCAACTCGGAAGCCAGTGAACAAGAAATTGAGCTGCTTATCGAAAACAAAACGACAAAACTCTTTGTAGACAAT ATTTTGCAAGAGACGGAAATGGAACGACAAACATTGAGAGATCTTATGGATCGCTTTAACGAGCTGAAGAAGCTGGAGAAGTCAATTGAAGATGTTCATGCCCTGTTTATGCGAATACAAACCCTGGTCATGGAGCAGAGCGAGACGATACAACGGGTGGAGTTCCATGCAAATCAAGCAACGCTTTATACAGACAAGGGAGCTAATGAGCTGGATAAGGCGAACGATTATGCAAAGAAGGCGCGGAAG AAAAAGATAATTCTCATTGCTATACTCGTCGCAGTAGTGTTAGTTTTAGTATTTGTTGGTATTTATTTGTGA
- the LOC117793636 gene encoding protein cramped, whose protein sequence is MEDNNSMCKNVKCANNEAVAVVAVAPESSTYNGKGVHIKMATVVSAEPPEELLGSVTTQNCPGTRASARVIQKMKLDLTRPMTPPPTEREHSKKEEKAAQKTPSQMRAANKTTWTNVERNCFFDALNEFGKDFEAIGNCINSKLKRRNSSSDHSFKSKDQVRQHYYQTYHKISKYVRFTDELKKPAQELYTLINYGEMRRKLQFLTEKHFMKLKQLIYQGHIIVRCKGKNIRIKTPSCKALRRLNQLDDTLEDIRLPNKIEVLVQPSNMEAFGRVQSLAQNPRGRAIVPLHKKLISFIKTFEYKWRSADARLSEEQLLPSGVAGVIETPDPPVEPSLCFLPKPGVPIHRPLLSITAHLSSVNICLTAYEERLGVKVRSETLESTAAAAAASAKRARTESGSEKRSPESKKLKTTSSPAQEKTLDELAEGSNSVKVENTSGDELSEEINELLSLTTGDGTVSTSSVSTNPTAGVAGAVAPQPTAAIVPLTVAAPPPAPAPTRAKRNDALGAGGKGAKAAARNFKPLLSDEAIKRIRKGWTASSSADITIGDLYVVLGQDSKLELEYYWCDIELGTASSSTAVSASTTSSTTSLPYNTNDCDSAERVKAITTATVSNKLKHLLLVANLSERVRKRQCNCGHSCDRKRDLITKAQWLSSLANGTAGPGAAAATSTDGNESIFRTPMLPMRRPITNIVDPMRQLAKLTRQKLSRHVLVQRCILPPASDASRPYDVLSLSNLQNGLFEPIDRVSSSSSNSSLINSALAMPVSSKTTSNNNNSSSSMNSESLQQPECSNSSDSGCVVMGALDMPNLDILEEETTLPAATSTTLPEGAQDETTTQNFFNGNAGSVSPMHLLRDSTSNSRWLEDNINDFSLTSLLGHLDDFDATRDILDPSSSLSVISESSVDFRHKFQEISALLQQQEKD, encoded by the exons ATggaagacaacaacagcatgtGTAAGAATGTCAAATGTGCAAACAACGaagctgtcgctgttgttgccgttgctccCGAGTCATCCACATACAATGGCAAGGGAGTTCACATTAAGATGGCCACCGTCGTCAGTGCTGAGCCGCCGGAGGAGCTGCTTGGTTCGGTGACCACACAGAATTGTCCGGGCACTCGTGCCAGTGCACGCGtcatacaaaaaatgaaacttgATTTAACGCGACCGATGACACCGCCGCCCACAGAGCGGGAGCACAGCAAGAAGGAGGAGAAGGCCGCCCAGAAGACGCCCTCACAGATGCGGGCGGCCAACAAAACGACCTGGACAAATGTGGAGCGCAATTGTTTCTTTGATGCGCTCAACGAATTTGGCAAGGATTTCGAGGCGATCGGCAATTGCATCAATTCCAAGTTGAAGCGTCGCAATTCGAGCAGCGATCACAGCTTCAAGAGCAAGGATCAAGTGCGACAGCATTACTATCAAACATATCATAAGATCAGCAAATATGTCCGCTTCACCGATG AGCTCAAGAAGCCCGCTCAGGAGCTGTACACGCTGATAAACTATGGTGAAATGCGTCGCAAGCTGCAGTTTCTAACAGAGAAGCATTTCATGAAACTGAAGCAACTGATTTATCAGGGTCACATCATCGTGCGCTGCAAGGGCAAAAACATACGCATCAAGACGCCTTCCTGCAAGGCTTTGCGTCGTCTAAATCAGCTCGATG ATACACTGGAGGACATAAGGCTGCCCAATAAAATAGAGGTGCTAGTGCAGCCCTCAAATATGGAGGCATTTGGACGTGTTCAATCATTGGCACAGAATCCACGTGGACGTGCTATTGTGCCGCTGCACAAGAAGCTTATTAGCTTTATCAAAACGTTTGAGTACAAATGGCGCAGCGCTGATGCTCGACTGTCCGAGGAACAGTTGCTGCCCAGTGGCGTTGCCGGTGTCATCGAAACGCCCGATCCTCCGGTAGAGCCGTCACTTTGCTTTCTGCCAAAGCCCGGTGTGCCCATACATCGTCCATTGCTGAGCATTACGGCGCATCTAAGCAGCGTCAACATATGCCTAACCGCATACGAGGAACGCTTGGGCGTCAAAGTGCGCAGCGAGACGTTGGAGagcacagcagctgcagctgccgccAGTGCAAAGCGTGCACGCACCGAAAGCGGCTCAGAGAAACGTTCGCCGGAGTCCAAAAAGCTGAAGACGACGTCCAGTCCGGCGCAAGAGAAGACTTTGGATGAACTCGCGGAGGGCAGCAATTCTGTGAAGGTGGAAAATACCAGCGGAGATGAGCTAAGCGAGGAGATCAATGAACTGCTTAGTCTGACGACCGGTGACGGAACAGTCTCCACAAGCAGTGTTAGCACGAATCCAACAGCAGGAGTTGCAGGTGCAGTTGCACCacaaccaacagcagcaattgtaCCACTTACCGTTGCCGCACCACCGCCGGCGCCGGCGCCAACACGTGCCAAGCGTAACGATGCTTTGGGCGCTGGCGGTAAGGGCGCCAAGGCAGCGGCACGTAACTTCAAGCCGCTGCTTAGCGATGAGGCTATCAAGCGCATACGTAAAGGCTGGACCGCGTCCAGTTCGGCGGACATAACCATTGGCGATTTGTATGTTGTGCTGGGACAGGACTCCAAGCTGGAACTCGAGTATTATTGGTGCGATATTGAGCTAGGAACGGCGAGTAGCTCAACGGCCGTCAGTGCTTCCACCACATCCTCCACAACATCGCTGCCGTACAATACTAACGACTGTGATAGCGCGGAACGCGTTAAGGCCATCACAACGGCCACGGTTAGCAATAAGTTGAAGCATCTTCTGCTCGTTGCCAATCTAAGCGAACGTGTGCGTAAACGTCAATGCAATTGTGGACACAGTTGTGATCGCAAACGCGATCTAATCACCAAGGCCCAATGGCTCAGCAGTCTGGCAAATGGTACTGCTGGCCctggagcagctgctgcaacttCCACAGATGGCAACGAGTCCATCTTCCGCACTCCCATGCTTCCCATGCGCCGACCCATCACCAATATTGTTGATCCAATGCGTCAATTGGCAAAA CTCACTCGTCAGAAGTTGTCGCGCCATGTGCTGGTGCAACGATGCATTCTGCCGCCCGCATCAGATGCTTCACGTCCCTATGATGTGCTTAGCTTGAGCAATTTGCAAAATGGTCTCTTCGAGCCCATTGATCGAGTCAGCAGTAGCAGTAGCAATAGCAGTCTTATTAACTCTGCCTTGGCCATGCCCGTTTCTTCCAAGACTACctccaataacaacaacagcagcagcagcatgaaCAGCGAAAGTCTGCAGCAACCTgaatgcagcaacagcagcgacagcggctgCGTCGTGATGGGTGCTTTGGACATGCCAAATTTGGACATTTTAGAAGAGGAAACAACGCTGCCCGCCGCCACAAGCACTACATTGCCCGAGGGCGCTCAAGACGAGACCACGA cgcaaaactttttcaatgGCAATGCCGGCAGCGTCAGTCCGATGCATTTGCTGCGCGATTCCACATCCAATTCACGTTGGCTGGAGGATAACATCAATGACTTCTCGCTGACCAGCCTGCTGGGTCATCTTGACGATTTTGATGCCACACGCGACATACTG GATCCTTCGTCGAGTTTGTCGGTGATTAGCGAAAGCAGCGTTGATTTTCGTCACAAATTTCAGGAAATTTCGGcgctgttgcagcagcaggagaaggATTAA
- the LOC117793472 gene encoding pyridoxal phosphate phosphatase: MANNSSASLLRKPQHILELNVEEKRRFVESFDRVYSDIDGVIWTMEYNVPNAADGYAALEHAGKAITYVTNNSARTVESTVSRFAKLDMQVSPEQIWHPAQTLIYYLRSINFDGLIYIIATPKFKALLRDAGYQLIDGPNHFIEESFEDLARNIFDKQPVRAVVIDVDFNLTSTKLLRAHMYLRHPDCLLLTGATDRLLPVAKGVNIIGPGPFASILIEASGKEPSVLGKPGRELGNMLMQQHKVSSPERVLMIGDMLAQDIKFGRLCGFQTLLVLTGGCTLDQLKTETSSDLLPDYYADSMADFVKLFEEVTPRAHV; encoded by the exons atggccaacaacagcagtgcAAGC CTTTTAAGGAAACCTCAGCACATTTTGGAGTTGAATGTGGAGGAGAAACGTCGCTTTGTGGAATCCTTTGATCGGGTTTATAGCGACATCGATGGCGTTATCTGGACCATGGAGTACAATGTACCCAATGCTGCCGATGGCTATGCAGCCCTGGAGCATGCCGGCAAAGCAATCACGTATGTGACCAACAACAGTGCACGTACCGTGGAGTCCACTGTAAGTCGTTTCGCAAAGTTGGACATGCAAGTGTCGCCGGAACAGATCTGGCATCCGGCTCAAACGCTTATATATTATCTGCGTAGCATCAATTTCGATGGACTCATCTACATTATAGCCACACCAAAGTTCAAGGCGTTGTTACGTGATGCGGGCTACCAGCTGATTGATGGC CCCAATCATTTCATTGAGGAGAGCTTCGAAGATCTGGCCCGTAACATCTTTGATAAGCAGCCGGTGCGTGCCGTTGTCATCGATGTGGACTTTAATTTGACCTCGACAAAGCTGCTTCGTGCCCATATGTATCTGCGTCATCCGGATTGCTTGCTGTTGACCGGCGCCACAGATCGTCTGCTGCCCGTGGCCAAGGGTGTGAATATCATTGGTCCTGGACCCTTCGCCTCCATTCTGATCGAAGCCAGCGGCAAGGAGCCATCAGTGCTGGGTAAGCCTGGACGAGAACTGGGCAATATGCTCATGCAGCAGCATAAGGTCAGCTCGCCCGAACGTGTGCTCATGATCGGCGATATGCTTGCCCAGGATATAAAGTTTGGTCGCCTTTGCGGATTCCAAACGTTGCTCGTCCTCACCGGTGGCTGCACTCTCGACCAGCTCAAGACAGAAACCTCTTCTGACCTGCTGCCCGATTACTATGCCGATAGTATGGCCGATTTTGTTAAACTTTTTGAGGAAGTCACACCCAGAGCACATGTCTAG
- the LOC117793473 gene encoding 4-nitrophenylphosphatase, with translation MSCIPPKFFKHLSAAEREKFFDTFDVVFCDCDGVVWYTLRDFIPGSAQAIAELQRRGKQLTFVTNNSISSVEQHLQKFNSQPELKIEKQQIVHPAQTICDHLKSIGFEGLIYCLAPNPFKQLLRDAGFRLCQEHEGSIIESIADLREVIFGGDTVQAVIIDVDFNLTATKLMRAHVQLQNPECLFLAGAADAMIPFGDGNIIGPGAFIDVVTQASGRQPTVLGKPGDALRQILRERHSDCPANRVLFVGDSLASDIGFARASGYQTLLVLSGGSSAADVANLPPDHAHLPDYVCDCLGDLCNKS, from the exons ATGAGCTGCATTCCC CCTAAATTCTTCAAGCATCTTTCTGCAGCGGAAcgtgaaaagttttttgataCCTTTGATGTCGTTTTCTGCGATTGCGACG GCGTTGTCTGGTACACTTTGCGAGACTTCATTCCCGGTTCAGCACAGGCGATTGCGGAGCTTCAACGTCGTGGCAAGCAGCTGACCTTTGTGACCAACAATAGCATCAGCTCCGTGGAGCAGcatctgcaaaaatttaatagccAGCCAGAGCTCAAGATTGAAAAG caacaaattgttcATCCGGCGCAGACCATTTGTGATCATCTCAAGTCCATTGGCTTTGAGGGTCTCATCTATTGCCTGGCCCCGAATCCTTTTAAGCAGCTACTACGCGATGCAGGATTCCGTTTGTGCCAGGAGCACGAGGGCTCCATTATCGAAAGCATTGCGGATCTGCGTGAGGTCATCTTTGGAGGGGACACTGTGCAGGCCGTCATCATCGATGTGGACTTTAATCTGACTGCCACCAAACTAATGAGAGCTCACGTCCAGCTGCAGAATCCCGAGTGTTTGTTTCTTGCAGGAGCTGCCGATGCAATGATACCCTTTGGAGATGGCAACATTATTG GCCCTGGCGCCTTTATTGATGTCGTTACTCAGGCCAGTGGGCGTCAACCCACGGTGCTGGGCAAACCGGGTGATGCACTGCGTCAGATTTTGCGGGAACGCCATTCCGATTGCCCAGCTAACCGGGTGCTCTTCGTGGGCGACAGCCTGGCCAGCGACATTGGCTTTGCACGTGCTAGTGGCTATCAGACCCTCTTGGTCTtaagcggcggcagcagcgcaGCAGATGTGGCCAATCTACCGCctgaccacgcccacttgcCCGACTATGTATGCGATTGTCTGGGAGATTTGTGTAACAAGTCGTAA